One region of Candidatus Bathyarchaeota archaeon genomic DNA includes:
- a CDS encoding NAD(P)/FAD-dependent oxidoreductase — protein sequence MTTKSIIIIGAGLAGLATGCYGQMNGYKTKIFELQTKPGGVCVSWQRKGYTFDYTIHNLFGIVPDSKDNKLWKELSAFSAPQTYRFKEFVQIEDTNGKAFTVFTNLDELERHMMELAPKDQKKISEFIKTCRRFSNYDLFAAMSGGFKVLFKILPVLGPLMKYSKVTVDEFAQGFSEPFLQKAFPTILYDISGVPVLIPMIFLSALNKGDGGWPIGGSMALSKNIERRYIELGGEVAYRSKVVKILTQNDKAIGVQLEDGSQHFSEIVVSAADGYSTIFNMLEEKYVNDAIRTYYNSYPKTISFGFEVWYGVKRSFSGEPHSLVLFQDTPVTFEGREYNRLDVEIFNFDATLAPEGKTVVKVVFDSNYDYWKKLAADKDRYREEKKKIADMIAERLDKRFPGFTEQIEVVDVATPVSVEHWTAAYRGYCVPYPAPKDLAKEVAKNGVSKTLPGLRAFHMVGQWAGAMYSTNQVSQMGRDVIQQLCKEDKKEFVTNNK from the coding sequence GTGACCACAAAATCCATAATTATTATTGGCGCTGGCCTAGCGGGTTTAGCAACCGGCTGCTATGGACAAATGAACGGTTATAAAACCAAAATATTCGAACTGCAAACTAAACCTGGCGGCGTCTGTGTCTCTTGGCAAAGAAAAGGCTACACGTTTGATTACACAATTCACAACCTGTTCGGCATCGTCCCTGACTCTAAAGACAACAAACTTTGGAAGGAACTGTCTGCCTTCAGCGCCCCTCAGACGTACAGGTTCAAAGAATTTGTTCAAATAGAAGACACTAACGGCAAAGCGTTTACCGTTTTCACAAACTTAGACGAGTTGGAACGGCACATGATGGAACTCGCACCTAAGGACCAGAAAAAAATCAGCGAATTCATAAAGACATGCCGACGTTTCAGCAACTATGACTTATTCGCCGCGATGTCAGGCGGTTTTAAAGTGCTCTTTAAGATCCTGCCAGTGTTGGGTCCATTGATGAAGTATAGCAAAGTAACAGTCGACGAGTTTGCTCAAGGTTTCAGCGAACCCTTCCTCCAAAAGGCTTTCCCCACAATCCTGTATGACATTTCGGGAGTGCCCGTTTTGATACCGATGATTTTTCTGTCTGCCCTAAACAAAGGCGACGGCGGGTGGCCAATCGGCGGTTCCATGGCACTTTCAAAAAACATTGAAAGACGCTACATAGAATTAGGCGGAGAGGTAGCTTACCGCTCGAAAGTTGTAAAAATCTTAACACAGAATGATAAAGCAATTGGTGTACAATTAGAAGATGGCTCACAACATTTCTCCGAAATCGTGGTCTCCGCGGCAGATGGGTATTCCACAATATTCAACATGTTAGAAGAAAAATACGTTAACGACGCTATACGCACTTATTACAATTCGTATCCGAAGACCATTTCTTTTGGGTTTGAAGTCTGGTATGGAGTCAAACGAAGCTTCAGCGGTGAACCCCACTCGCTGGTGCTTTTCCAAGATACGCCAGTCACATTTGAGGGACGGGAATATAACAGGCTGGATGTTGAAATCTTCAATTTTGACGCCACACTTGCTCCAGAGGGCAAAACGGTAGTCAAAGTTGTTTTTGATTCAAACTATGATTACTGGAAAAAACTAGCCGCGGACAAAGACAGGTACCGTGAAGAGAAAAAGAAAATCGCGGACATGATTGCTGAGAGGTTAGACAAGCGGTTCCCAGGATTTACAGAGCAAATCGAGGTGGTCGATGTGGCCACACCCGTTTCTGTAGAACATTGGACAGCTGCTTACCGCGGTTACTGTGTTCCGTATCCTGCACCCAAGGACTTAGCTAAAGAAGTAGCCAAAAATGGAGTTAGCAAAACACTTCCCGGACTCCGAGCATTCCATATGGTTGGCCAATGGGCTGGCGCGATGTACTCTACAAATCAAGTTTCCCAAATGGGGCGCGACGTCATTCAACAACTTTGCAAAGAGGACAAAAAAGAATTCGTAACAAACAATAAATAA
- a CDS encoding methyltransferase domain-containing protein — MQNTKENKSYVTAQFLKKRAREEDVVNQESYRMLQLQQGMQVLEVGCGPGTSTDMFSGSVGIGGFVVDVDCDPIMIQQANISSKQYSNVVCMVGDAHKLPFEDGKFDRVYAKRLFQVLPPASSPFLIAELQRVLKPGGFLVLVDTDWTSVGVNFSDLELERRLTSFFRDRMRPNGLAGRQLLELTRQGGFLDGQVKVLSIVIRDFSETPFSDWLVTEALKAKVATTQEMDRWCSELEEKTAQQAFFFHVGTVIVAAKRMEK; from the coding sequence ATGCAGAACACTAAAGAAAACAAAAGCTACGTTACCGCCCAGTTCCTTAAAAAGAGAGCCCGCGAAGAGGACGTTGTCAATCAAGAAAGCTATCGGATGCTTCAACTACAACAGGGGATGCAGGTTTTGGAGGTGGGCTGTGGTCCGGGCACTTCCACCGACATGTTTTCGGGTTCTGTCGGCATAGGCGGGTTTGTGGTGGATGTTGATTGCGACCCTATAATGATACAGCAAGCCAACATATCCTCCAAACAGTACTCTAATGTTGTGTGCATGGTCGGCGATGCCCACAAGCTTCCCTTTGAGGACGGAAAGTTTGACCGAGTCTATGCGAAGCGTCTTTTTCAGGTTTTGCCTCCTGCCTCGTCGCCTTTTTTAATTGCGGAACTACAGAGAGTACTCAAACCTGGAGGGTTCCTTGTTTTGGTGGACACGGACTGGACAAGTGTTGGTGTAAACTTTAGTGACCTTGAATTAGAACGGCGCCTGACCAGCTTTTTTAGAGATCGCATGCGTCCTAACGGGTTAGCTGGGCGTCAACTGCTTGAGTTGACCCGACAGGGCGGCTTTTTGGATGGGCAGGTTAAGGTGCTGTCGATTGTTATTCGAGACTTTTCTGAAACCCCTTTTAGTGACTGGTTGGTGACTGAGGCGTTAAAGGCAAAAGTGGCAACCACCCAAGAAATGGACCGTTGGTGCAGTGAGCTGGAGGAGAAGACGGCTCAGCAAGCTTTCTTTTTTCATGTTGGTACTGTGATTGTAGCCGCTAAAAGGATGGAAAAATGA
- a CDS encoding VOC family protein translates to MKPVYFDLTVFDVEATRKFLENVFDWRFEKFPMPYEYYRIQAGPENEPGIDGGVGEVKDSKISGGKPLTLITIGVEDLDECLNDVKENGGSILEPKMAIPGVGWYATCSEPGGLPFGLIQTDPNAT, encoded by the coding sequence ATGAAACCTGTATATTTTGACTTGACCGTTTTCGACGTGGAAGCGACACGAAAATTTTTAGAGAACGTCTTTGATTGGCGTTTTGAAAAGTTCCCCATGCCCTATGAATATTACCGAATTCAAGCGGGTCCTGAAAACGAACCAGGAATAGATGGAGGCGTCGGAGAAGTCAAGGATTCAAAGATAAGCGGTGGAAAACCTCTAACTTTAATTACAATCGGAGTCGAGGACCTTGATGAGTGTCTCAACGATGTGAAAGAGAATGGCGGAAGTATTCTTGAACCAAAAATGGCTATTCCCGGGGTGGGGTGGTATGCCACATGCTCCGAGCCGGGTGGTCTCCCCTTCGGCTTGATTCAAACGGACCCCAATGCAACATAG
- a CDS encoding citrate synthase (catalyzes the formation of citrate from acetyl-CoA and oxaloacetate): MCENDEKSVVRGLRDVAAAETKISYVNPNGFLYYLGYNIDDIVGQAFYAEIAYLLIHRNLPNKQELDTFCSQLFNEMHLPEPIIKSIHATPKNCPPMDVLRTEVSHLGEYDPDIGDYSTAANMRRATRLVAQVPTIVATLHRSRQNLPVPEPKKEFAFSKNFLYMFKGEVPDDKEASVIHRFMILHADHGFNASTFAARVTASTNSDMYSAITSAIGTLKGPLHGGASEKVMDMLDEINLEAEVEEYIQGLLDEKKKIMGFGHRVYKAQDPRTKHLRGIVEDFCHRERSQGLYNRCMTIERLVYEKKKIYPNVDFYAAVAMDALGVQKAFFPLFFASARISGWVAHVLEQYEDAVLLRPQGHYVGEFERTFVPLEQR, encoded by the coding sequence ATGTGTGAAAACGATGAAAAATCAGTTGTTCGCGGCTTAAGAGATGTCGCGGCAGCAGAAACCAAAATCAGCTACGTAAACCCCAATGGCTTCTTGTACTATCTAGGTTACAATATAGATGACATAGTAGGGCAAGCCTTTTACGCAGAAATAGCTTACCTGCTGATTCACAGGAACCTGCCCAACAAACAAGAACTAGATACTTTTTGCAGCCAACTCTTCAACGAGATGCATCTTCCGGAACCAATCATAAAAAGCATCCACGCTACCCCAAAAAATTGTCCACCCATGGATGTTTTACGAACCGAAGTTTCCCATCTAGGCGAATATGACCCCGACATCGGAGACTATTCAACAGCCGCAAACATGCGCAGAGCAACTCGACTGGTCGCACAGGTTCCAACCATCGTTGCAACACTGCATAGGAGCCGCCAAAACCTGCCCGTTCCAGAGCCAAAGAAGGAGTTTGCCTTCTCAAAGAACTTCCTCTACATGTTCAAAGGTGAGGTTCCAGACGACAAAGAAGCCAGCGTTATTCATCGGTTTATGATTCTGCATGCCGACCATGGCTTTAACGCATCCACTTTCGCGGCTCGTGTAACAGCAAGCACCAACTCTGACATGTACTCCGCGATAACCTCCGCTATTGGAACGCTTAAGGGTCCTTTACATGGTGGCGCCAGCGAAAAAGTGATGGATATGCTTGATGAAATAAACCTTGAAGCAGAAGTCGAGGAGTACATTCAAGGGTTGCTAGATGAAAAGAAAAAGATTATGGGCTTTGGCCACCGCGTCTATAAGGCTCAAGACCCCCGAACCAAACACCTCCGCGGCATAGTCGAGGACTTCTGTCACCGCGAACGCTCGCAGGGCCTCTACAACAGATGCATGACGATTGAGCGGTTGGTTTATGAGAAAAAGAAGATTTACCCCAACGTAGACTTCTACGCGGCAGTCGCGATGGATGCTTTAGGCGTCCAGAAAGCCTTCTTCCCGCTGTTCTTTGCTTCGGCAAGAATATCCGGCTGGGTCGCCCATGTACTTGAGCAATACGAGGATGCGGTGCTTTTGCGTCCGCAGGGGCATTATGTGGGTGAATTCGAGAGAACCTTCGTTCCCCTCGAACAGCGCTAG
- a CDS encoding transcriptional repressor: MTAYHKTDTSAIDALRSKGYKATPQRIAICRIALTSRTHPSAQEVYEAVKKIHPTVSLATVYKTLEVLRDLNLVQEINFPRGQARFDSYMLPHINLVCLKCGSIKDLDDATIKEITHKVTETTKFKPTGQRMDVYGLCQKCSSTK; this comes from the coding sequence ATGACTGCCTACCATAAAACAGACACCTCCGCAATAGACGCACTACGAAGCAAAGGCTACAAGGCAACCCCCCAAAGAATAGCCATATGCCGAATCGCACTAACCAGCAGAACCCACCCCTCCGCCCAAGAAGTATATGAGGCGGTCAAAAAAATCCATCCAACAGTAAGTCTAGCGACAGTCTACAAAACTTTAGAAGTACTAAGAGATTTGAATTTAGTTCAGGAAATCAATTTTCCCAGGGGACAAGCCCGTTTTGATTCCTATATGCTCCCGCACATAAACTTGGTTTGCCTAAAATGTGGCAGCATCAAAGACCTAGATGATGCGACAATAAAAGAAATAACACACAAGGTTACTGAAACCACAAAATTCAAACCAACTGGGCAACGCATGGACGTATATGGGCTTTGTCAAAAGTGTAGCAGCACAAAATAA